From the genome of Phocoena phocoena chromosome 18, mPhoPho1.1, whole genome shotgun sequence, one region includes:
- the CCDC70 gene encoding coiled-coil domain-containing protein 70 — protein sequence MFPFKVSKWMELACFHSLVASSSSTRQKKRIHKLQEEKVFREEMRHFREKIEGFREEMRNFRGKICAFRGQILGIWEGERPFWEEEKTFWKEEKAFWEMEKSFWEEEKAFWKKYRIFWKEDKAFWKEDNAVWERDRNLLQEDKALWGEEKALWEEESALLEEEKALWVEGGAQAVEEQRLAGGHRNIMGTGDEGLGGPHCWTGTRVWGDPMC from the coding sequence ATGTTTCCCTTCAAGGTGAGCAAGTGGATGGAGCTCGCCTGCTTCCACTCACTGGTGGCCTCCTCATCCAGCACTCGCCAGAAGAAACGAATCCACAAGCTGCAGGAAGAAAAGGTGTTTCGGGAAGAGATGAGACATTTCCGTGAGAAGATAGAAGGCTTCAGGGAAGAGATGCGGAATTTCCGTGGCAAGATCTGCGCTTTCAGGGGCCAGATCTTGGGCATTTGGGAAGGGGAGAGACCTTTCTGGGAAGAGgagaaaaccttctggaaagaggaaaaagcCTTCTGGGAAATGGAAAAATCTTTCTGGGAAGAAGAGAAAGCCTTTTGGAAAAAGTACCGAATCTTCTGGAAGGAAGATAAGGCCTTCTGGAAGGAGGACAATGCCGTGTGGGAAAGAGACAGGAACCTCCTTCAGGAGGACAAGGCCCTGTGGGGGGAAGAAAAGGCCCTGTGGGAGGAGGAAAGCGCCCttctggaggaggagaaggcCCTCTGGGTGGAAGGGGGTGCTCAGGCTGTGGAGGAGCAGAGGCTAGCAGGGGGGCACCGCAACATCATGGGCACAGGAGACGAAGGGCTGGGGGGTCCACACTGCTGGACTGGGACTCGAGTCTGGGGTGACCCCATGTGCTGA